In Elaeis guineensis isolate ETL-2024a chromosome 1, EG11, whole genome shotgun sequence, a genomic segment contains:
- the LOC105061274 gene encoding LOW QUALITY PROTEIN: cytochrome P450 93G1 (The sequence of the model RefSeq protein was modified relative to this genomic sequence to represent the inferred CDS: inserted 2 bases in 2 codons), which produces MEQLSFTPQPSSSSSPSPLHPSFSLPPSPRPVQSPPPPPPAGAPGNPDHRPPAPPPAPGPPDPVPPRHRHGPLFSLRLGSTHCVIXSSPDLARELFKSHDTAISNRPQTAAARHFAYDASGFAFAPYGPYWRFVKRLCMSELLGPRTVELLXPVRRVELLDLLRAALAKSACREPIDMSSEIIKMTNNEVTRMAASTTSSGAGGETEEARELVKQVAELVGAFNVADYIGFCKNLDLQGLEKRVREVHRRFDALMERIIRGKEEKRRRRKEMGCGGEDEVKDLLDILLDVAENDDAEMKLTRENIKGFILDIFTAGSDSSAATIEWGLAELINHPEVLEKVREEIDRVVGKDRVVEETDLPNLPYLQAVMKETMRLHPAAPVAHRQTTKAIHVGGYDIPTDTVLMVNLWAFGRDPSYWEDPLEFRPERFMSDAAAVDVRGQHFQLLPFGSGRRGCPGMVLAMQVVSVTVAAMVQGFEWEVVGGEGRLDMKEKEGMVAARQHPLVLVPVARLDPFPALA; this is translated from the exons ATGGAACAATTAAGCTTCACTCCCCagccttcttcctcctcctcgccATCTCCTTTGCATCCGTCCTTTTCGTTGCCACCCTCTCCAAGACCGGTCCagtcgccgccgccgccgcctcccGCCGGGGCCCCCGGCAATCCCGATCATCGGCCACCTGCACCTCCTCCGGCACCCGGTCCACCAGACCCTGTACCACCTCGCCACCGCCACGGCCCCCTCTTCAGCCTCCGCCTCGGCTCCACCCACTGCGTCA GCTCCTCCCCTGACCTCGCCCGCGAGCTCTTCAAGAGCCACGACACGGCCATCTCCAACCGCCCCCAGACCGCCGCTGCCCGCCACTTTGCCTACGACGCCTCCGGCTTCGCCTTCGCCCCCTACGGTCCCTACTGGCGCTTCGTCAAGCGCCTGTGCATGTCCGAGCTCCTCGGACCCCGGACCGTTGAACTCC CGCCCGTCCGCCGCGTCGAGCTCCTCGATCTCCTGCGCGCCGCTCTCGCCAAGTCGGCATGTCGTGAGCCCATCGACATGAGCTCAGAAATAATCAAGATGACGAACAATGAAGTCACGAGGATGGCGGCCAGCACGACGTCGTCGGGGGCCGGAGGGGAGACTGAGGAGGCTCGGGAGCTGGTGAAGCAGGTGGCGGAGCTCGTCGGGGCCTTCAACGTTGCCGACTACATCGGCTTCTGCAAGAACTTGGACCTCCAGGGGCTGGAGAAGAGGGTGAGGGAGGTGCACCGGAGGTTCGACGCGTTGATGGAGAGGATCATAAggggaaaggaagagaagaggaggaggaggaaggagatgGGATGTGGGGGAGAGGACGAGGTGAAGGACTTGCTCGACATCTTGCTTGATGTGGCCGAGAATGACGACGCTGAGATGAAGCTCACCAGAGAGAACATCAAAGGTTTCATCCTG GATATCTTCACCGCCGGCTCTGATTCTTCCGCTGCTACCATCGAATGGGGACTGGCGGAGCTCATCAACCATCCCGAAGTTCTGGAGAAGGTGAGAGAAGAGATCGACCGGGTGGTCGGGAAGGACAGGGTGGTCGAGGAGACCGACCTCCCGAACCTGCCCTACCTCCAAGCAGTCATGAAAGAAACCATGAGGCTCCACCCTGCGGCCCCCGTAGCCCACAGGCAAACCACCAAAGCCATCCACGTAGGCGGCTACGACATCCCGACCGACACCGTCCTCATGGTTAACCTGTGGGCCTTCGGGAGGGACCCCAGCTACTGGGAGGACCCGCTGGAGTTCCGGCCGGAGAGGTTCATGTCGGACGCGGCGGCGGTCGATGTCAGGGGGCAGCACTTCCAGCTGCTACCGTTCGGGAGCGGCAGGAGGGGGTGCCCGGGGATGGTGCTGGCAATGCAGGTGGTGAGCGTGACGGTGGCTGCGATGGTGCAGGGCTTCGAGTGGGAGGTGGTCGGAGGGGAGGGGAGGTTGGACATGAAGGAGAAGGAGGGCATGGTGGCCGCACGGCAGCACCCACTGGTACTTGTGCCGGTGGCTCGCTTGGACCCATTTCCAGCATTGGCGTAA